The DNA window CCTTCTGGGTCGCCCGTCGTGCTCAACTGCCCTAGCACAAACGTCGCCTCGTACACTTTGTCGAGTTTGCTATAGTTCATAGCATTTCGACATTCCTTACCGGTGACAAGAATCATTAGCCCAGTCGCAAACGGATCGAGCGTACCTGTATGTCCTACCTTCACCTTTTTACCGGCTTGCTGGCTGAGTACGCGACGAACCCGCGCCACGACGCCAAAACTGGTCATGCCAGCTGGTTTATCAACCAAAATAATCGTATCGGTATACATACGAGGATAATTATACCCTACTATTGACCAGGTATCTTGAACTGAGCTGGGTCGGCAGTCACCGCAGGAGCAGCCGGAGTAATGGGTGGTGGACCAAGTATGCTACCAAGAGTATCGGGTACCGAAGCGCTCCCAAGCGGGCCAGCTGTTTCACCTGGAAGTGGTGGCAGGGTCGAAAAGTCTGGCATAGGTGGCAGGGTCGGTAATCCAAGCGGCGGGGCAGCTGGGGGTGAACTTGGTACTAACCCTGCTGGAACAGGATTAGGCGCGCCACCAATAACTGGCGGGCCAAAGGCTTGGTTGACAGCATCCATCGCTTCACTATGGTTTGCTCGATTCTGAGCATCAATTTCTGCAAGCGTTGGCGACGACACACTTGGCGCGGGCGGCTGAATTGCATCAACATGTGCCGTAGGTGGCACCGATATGTTACCAGCAAAGACGTCTTGCACCGACGGCTCGTTGTCGGCCTGATCAATCGTGCCATTAATTGGCGCCTGATAGGTTGGGGCACCGGACATATAGCCACTCCCACCATGACTTAGGATGGTGTGGTTTCGATCGTCAGCAACTTCACGACGTTTTTCTTCAGCAGCAATCTCGGTTGTCGCGTTAAGTGTGCCTCCAAGACTTGGTTCATAGGCCTCTTGCTCTGTTTTTGTTTTCCACTGATCCATGGCCACTGGCCCACGCAGAGGGGCATTCTGATCAACAGCTACATTCATAGCTGGCGCGGCACTCGGTACAGACGGTGCAGTTAGCGGAGCTATGTCGGCCTGTTTGGCGATTTCTTCCTCAGCTCGGCTAATCGCCGCCTGGGATTCTTTGGCTGCCACTTGTTTTGTAACTTCCTCGACGTTTCCCTCTGGAACATGCGAGATGGATAGCGCGCCGGCATCTTCTTTCTTCGCTAAGGCTGGCTCAGCTTTATCGACTTTCGCCGACTCGCCTTCCTTCATATCACCATTGTCTTTTAAGGGAGTCGAGATCGCGTTGTCCGCCTGTAATTTCGTCGCAACCAACTGCTGGTTGGCGCCTGCCGACATGAGTTGTGCGGCAATTGTCATGACAGCTGCATTCGTGTGGTCGTTGCTAAACCTATCAGTAGCGGCAACAATTCCTGTCAGAAATGCCGTCGCAATTTGTTCATCGATGATCGCCTTATCTGTCTTGAGTGCTTCAGCGAGGCTAAATAGCATTTCAGAGAAACTGCTCGCCTTGGTGTCTGACCACTCAATTCCGCCAAGGTTACTTGGCGTATCAAGCGACACCGCCGCCACCGTTGCATCATGCAAAATTTTGCCATGACTTTGCAAGGCCTTATCGAGATCTTCTTCCTTTTTGACACCAATAGCCAGCACAAATTCAACATTGTAATCACCTTGGCTAAAATCGAGATCGTTCTGGCTGATCGTAGTACGATACGGCGTGATAAAGATTTTCACCATGTCATCGACAACTTTGTAGCGCAAGTGGTCGGCCTTCTCCTTACTAAGAGCAATGATGAAATCTCGCAGACTATCTACCGTATTCTCAAATGTTTTGGCCGGCTCCAAAAACTCGATCGCCGGAGGAATTGCACCGCTAAACACCGCTGTAGCGTGTTTGTCGAGCTTGTTGATCAGCAGCGTAATCGCCAGTGCCGCACTCAGCTCATCGACAGTTGGGTTACTATTAACCGTCACCAGCACATTGTTGCTGTCTTTTATTTTGTCGACAATCTGTTGCTTAACGCTGGTGTCTGCCATTGGTGTTCCTGTTGTTTCTTTTATCAGAGTTTGAATTCACTATACCATAAGTGATTTACAGGCGTCAACAACTTGCTCACACTTTACAAACAGGGGTTATTCGTCTATAATCAGCTGTTGATTGTAATAATAAGCTAGTAACAAGCGAAGGAACCTCCTATGCCAATCATCAAATCAGCCATAAAACGCATGAAACAGACTGCAAAGCGCCGAGAGCGCAATGTTAGCATAAAGCGTGACATCAAATCTGCAGTTAAAGCATTCACCGCAAAGCCAAGCAGCGAAACGCTGAGTGCTGCTCAGAGCGAAATCGACACTGCGGTAAAGAAAAAACTACTTAACAAGGCAACGGCTGCACGCCGCAAGGCCGGCCTCGCCAAAACTGCCAAACAAGCAGGTGTAAAACTCGCCGCTAAGAAAAAGGTTGTAGCAAAACCAGCCGCTGTCAAAAAGCCAGCTGCCAAGCCTGTCGCAACCAAAAAAGCTCCTGTAAAAAAGCCTGTAGCCAAAAAATAACCTTTAGACTATCAAACAAAACCCGCCGCATTTGCGGCGGGTTTTTTCAGCAGAGTTACGCGAGCCGCGGATCAACCATTTTGCCGTTACGCAGTAATTCAGGCAGTGCAAGGTACTCGAATGAGATCTCAGTTATTGTAACCCCAGAATGGCGGAGAATTTCATCACCCACGAGGATATTTTCGATCCAGTGATCGTTGGTGTGATTGAGTGGTAAGCGAACAATCTCACGTACGCCCATTTCAGCAATCGCACGATCACAGTCCGTGCAGCCAATCCACGCGGCAACAAGTGTTGAGTCGACAACTCGGCGACCACGACGCACTGCATCGTGAAGGGCGCGACGTTCAGCGTGCTCAGTAATTTCGTATTTCCGTGGACGTTCATGGTTTTTGGGGTCATCTGCATCAAAACCAGGCATGAGAGAATTCCAACCTCGTCCAATGACCTCACCCGTTTCACCGAGTAACACCGCACCAGTCCATGACGAACGATCGGTGCTGTGCTGAACCGCAAGCCGGCACGCCTCAAGCATTGCCTCATCGATGACTTCTTGTCCAAAACCTCGCATATACACAATAGTATGCACTCCACTGGTTGAGCGAGCAAGCACTAGCGCGTCGCAATAGAAATGAGCAGCCGATCGACTGCATCCCATGGAGCAATATGTGATAGCTTCATATTGGCATCGAGGCTAGCGGCAAGACCCAATATACTGCGTAACTCGGCGCGGGTTATTTGCTTCGAAAGTGCTGCGAGCTTCTGTGCTACATAGGGATGGATGCCAAATGCGATCGCCTCCCCCTCTGCCATTACAACTGTAGCATACTGTACAAGTTGCCCTATCAGCAGCGCATAAACCTTTTGCGGCTCTTCACTCAGCCTTAGGTTCTCAACCATGCGCCTAGTCGCTGCGCTGTCGCGTCGTACGGCGAGCTCAAACAGTTCAAATATATTCTCGTTGGTATTTGGTGGCAGTACGGCATCAATTGACGAGCTGGTGACTTCAGGCAGTGCAGACAGCGCCTCGAGCGCTACGTAGAGCCGCATCTGGTCAATAACGTAGCGCCCCGGCCTGTCTCCTGGAGTAAGTGCACGCTCAACCATCTGCTGCAACTGTGCTTTTTGGACCTTGCAACCAAGCGCTTTGGCTTCTCTAGCCAGCCATTCGATCGCTCGGTACGTATCCCGATCGGTTAGCGGATCACAGGTGATAACCATTGCCCCTGCTGCGATTGCTTTGTATGCTTTTGTTCGGCGGTCTGGGTACGCCTCACGCAGTACCATGTGGTTATCAGTGCTGGCTCGTGCGCACATATCGGCGCACAGCTGCCACATAGTAGTGTTTTCAGACAATGCGCGGATTACTGGTAACTCTGTTAGGCCAAAAAGCGACGAGCCGACCATGTAATCAGTCAGGATTGCTGCGTTGATCGTCTCGCCATCGATGCGCCGAATGACTAAGCCAGTCTCACGACTAATCCGCCGCACTTCTTGTTCGGCAAAATAATCGTTTGCTCCCGTAATCAGATATAACACCGTAGAACTATTGTACCACTTGACATGCTGAGCAGACGTGCGTGCCACGCCCAGCTACGCGCAGCTTTTCAATCGTCACCGCACAGCGTGGACATGCTTGGCCTTCACGGCGAAATACGCGGGCAAAGTCGATATAGCTCCCTCGCTTGCCCTCAGCATTCACATAGTTGCGATCGGTGCTGCCACCTTTTTCGATACTGAGATTCATAACGTACTTGATCTCATGAAGTAGCAGCGCCAATTGCTCATCGGTTAGCTCACGTACTCGCGTGGCTGGATGGATTTTTGCGCCCCACAGTGACTCGTCGGCGTAGATATTGCCAACTCCTGCTAGCACCGTCTGGTCGAGGATAGCAGCTTTGATTGTCGTGTTGCTGCGACGGCAGACACGTGGAATAAACTCGTTGCTCGTAAACGCTTCTTCGAGTGGTTCCGGCCCAACCCGCTGCATAAAATCAATATTCGGCACCTCCAAGGTAGGGTGCAATTTCATCCAACCAAATTTACGCTGATCATTGAAGTAGAGGTGTGAACCGTCATCAAACGTAATGTCGACACGCGTACTCCGATCTGGAAGCTCGCCAACAAGTGAATCGTTTGGATGCCCTGCACCAAAAACTTGCTCACCGCGATATACTAATTGTCCAGTCATTTTGAGGTGTATCACTAGTGTATAGCCGCTACCTAGCTCAATCAGCAATACTTTCGCGCGACGGCGGATTGCCACGACCCGCGCACCATAAAGAAACTCTCTGACATCTGTGGGATTATTGGGAAAACTCTTGGGTGAGTCGATGCAGTGTGCACGAGTAATTTTAAGGCCGACAATAAGCCCTTCTAGGCCCCGACGGACGGTTTCAACCTCTGGTAGTTCAGGCACGGAAGTATTGCACTTTCTAGGGCTGACCATTCCGCGTATAGCTTGCAAGCAACTCAATCTGCCGCACAATCGCTACTAGCGACCATGTGTGAGAGTAGTAACCAAAATGCGTCACATTGGTCCGCTTTACATCAATCGGTGGCATAGTATCTGGTACTTTAATCGCATTCACCACCGTCATAATACCCTCTTCGGGGCATATGTTGTCTTCGGAACCAATCATTACACTCAGTGGAATACCTTGGTCAGTAACTCTTTGTAGTTTAGACGCCACTAGCGCTGGGTCTGTACCGGTAATAGCGGCGACATCGTTTCGCAGTGCCAGCGGCCGTGTGAAAAGTGAATAGCCCAGTCCAAGCGCTGCCTGTGCAAGGCCAATCTTGCCCGGAATGTCTTCTTTACGCAAACTATATAGACCTTCGCGCACACCTTTGCTCATCATAGTATGCGGCCGCTCGCCCGGTGTTAGCCACGCCGGCCCTGCAAACGATAAGCCCTGTACAGACTCAGGGGTTGCCAGAGCAGCATCGATGATCGCTTCATTGCCCCGGGAGTACCCATGCAGCACTGTTATCCAGTCGCTACCTTTTTCTTGCAGTATCGCTTCAAGCGCGGTCATGAAGGCTTCGCGGCGATAGGCAGGCTCGTCGCGTACCGACATTGCAATACGGTGGTCGGGATATGTGACACCCGCAACTAAAAAGTTTCCGCCATCGG is part of the Candidatus Saccharibacteria bacterium genome and encodes:
- a CDS encoding 30S ribosomal protein S20; amino-acid sequence: MPIIKSAIKRMKQTAKRRERNVSIKRDIKSAVKAFTAKPSSETLSAAQSEIDTAVKKKLLNKATAARRKAGLAKTAKQAGVKLAAKKKVVAKPAAVKKPAAKPVATKKAPVKKPVAKK
- the mutM gene encoding bifunctional DNA-formamidopyrimidine glycosylase/DNA-(apurinic or apyrimidinic site) lyase; its protein translation is MPELPEVETVRRGLEGLIVGLKITRAHCIDSPKSFPNNPTDVREFLYGARVVAIRRRAKVLLIELGSGYTLVIHLKMTGQLVYRGEQVFGAGHPNDSLVGELPDRSTRVDITFDDGSHLYFNDQRKFGWMKLHPTLEVPNIDFMQRVGPEPLEEAFTSNEFIPRVCRRSNTTIKAAILDQTVLAGVGNIYADESLWGAKIHPATRVRELTDEQLALLLHEIKYVMNLSIEKGGSTDRNYVNAEGKRGSYIDFARVFRREGQACPRCAVTIEKLRVAGRGTHVCSACQVVQ